The Ursus arctos isolate Adak ecotype North America unplaced genomic scaffold, UrsArc2.0 scaffold_18, whole genome shotgun sequence genomic sequence GCTGTTCACCCTCAAGTCCACTCTGCCCAGTACGGCCACACCAGCCTTTCCCTTACAGCCTGTTTCTTAACTGGAGCTCAGTCAAGACAGTTATTAACGGCTttactgaaatattattcatGAGCCATGAAATCCCCCCGTCTCGTGTGTCTGCAGCGGTTCTGCCCGTCTGCAGACATGCATGCAATTCCACAGCCTCCCTGGGCATCTTCCGTCGCCTCGGCAACGCCTAGCTTCTAGCCCTGTCTCCCGCCTCCTTCTGGACTGACATCCTCCAGTCCACcccatctccccttcctcccagcacAGCGCATGCTTCCAACcagcatctttttttcttcactaaagacttatttattttagagaaacagcacgagcaagagcagagggagaggaagagagaatttcaagcagactccacgctgagggtgcagtctgatgtggggctcaatcagagaaccctgagatcaggacctaagtcAAAACAAGAGTCAGGCGCGcgtgaccaactgagccacccaggcgtccccagcgGGCATCTTAATCTTAACTTTTCATATGCGTGTTTACCTTAAGCTCTAATTTTTGCTCCTCTTACAAATAAACTCAGAACTCCCTCCCAGTCACACCCAATGTTGTCCGATCCGCCCTCTGGCAGTCACCTGAGGCCAATGCCACCTTGGGCTTGGGCTACAGCAGTTCTAACTTTCCTCCCTTCCAGGCGAGTTTTGGACTCACACGGACAGTCCCGAAGGCCAATCTTTCCCAGCTCGCGcggaggggaagaaggagccaATGAAGTGCCCCCCAGAACTCTCACACCCGCCACACCTCCCTCACCCTGCAAACTTCTGGGGAGCTTCGTGGCCTCCCAAGAGAAGACTGGAACCCAGACCCTGTCAGCCCTTTCCAGGCTCTGAAGGATCGAAGCCTCCATTCTCCacatctctccctttctttctcatgtGGGAGCTGAGCCCTCCCACCCAGCCTGTGGGGTGAGCCCACAGAGCCCCGTTTGCCGGGAGCCTAGACCGCACAGACTGAGCTCCCGCCGCTGTCACACGAGGTGGGAGTGCAGCTCCAGGTCAGCGACGAGGTCTGGGCGCCCGGGCTGCAGGCCCTCACGCCAGGCCGGCCCGCTCCAGGTCCTGGGGCAGGATCCGGCCCTTCTTGCGGGCCTTGTCCAGGCGCCGCTCGGCCCGGGCCGCCTTCTTCTTGCGCAGGTTCTGCCTCCGCTTGTCCTGCCGCCGCTGCATCTTCTCGACCACGTGGGCTGTGCGTTTCTCCCACCGGCGCTGCCGCTGCGCGCGCCGTTTCTCCTTGCGCTTCAGGGCCTCCTGCAGCAGGTGCTCGCTGTCGCGGATGCGCACGCCCTCGGCCTTGTACAGCAGGTTGGTCCACTGTATCTTGCTCTCGAGCTCCCGGGCCTTGCCCTCGTCCTGGTCCCGCAGCTCCTCCAGCCGCGCCTGCCGCGCCTGCACGCGCTCCAGCAGCTGCCGGTAGTTCCTGCCCGTCAGCGGCGCCAGGTTCCCCTTCagcttctgcctcttctccttCCGGCGCTGGGCCTTGCTGGCTGCTGGCTCCTCGGTCACCTCCACCTCACAAGTAGGGGTTGCGACCCAAGTGAATCACAGCTTTACAATGCCTCTCCCATGGATGCTCACAAGCACCCCCGTGGGCAGGCACCCCACTCTGCAGATGGGCAGCTGCGGGCCAGAGGCCACACAGCCAGCCGGGGTGGAGCCCGGGTCCCCGCACTCCGTGGCTGGGCCCGCCCCTCACCTTATTGAAGAGCAGCCCCGGCTGCACCTCCTCGTGGGGCGGCTCGTGGGGCGGCTCGTGGGGCGGCTCGGCAGCCTCCGCAGCCTTTGCCGCTTTCTCCTTTGCCCTCAATTCCTTTCGCTTCCTCTTTTTCCGGTCCCGCTCCTGCTTTCTCCGCCGTCTCTTCTCCAAAACAGCAGGAGACAGCTCCGTGGTGTGGCCctggaggaaaaaagcaaaaactcacATATGAGGTCCTTCCAGTTTGAGGGGCCCCGGTCTGGAATGTGGAATCAGAGTAGGAAAGCAGGTGAGGAGCCTGCTCAGCAGGACAAGATGCCCAGTGACTTCAGCGTTACCCTGTGAAATGACCTATCAACTAGAACACAAGGGACCCCAAAATGACAAGAGGACCCCCAAGTAAGAACCATAGCTTCCATTCCCCAGGCTCATCCCACCAGGGCGCTTTTCAAACACAGTTACCCTATCTTCCTAACAGTCACGCAGGGAACATGTCTTGCATCGTTTCATGGATGAGAAACACGGGCTCATAAAACCAACTAGAACATGGCATCAGGTCAGAATGACTCAGTGTCGTGCTGACCACGGCACCACTCTGCTGGTGACATATCTGACCTCTGGTCTCTTGCCAATGAACTTTTCTTTCTGGAGGCCAACAAGAGAACCCTAGGCCAGACTGACCCAGACCTGCACGCAGGAGGGCTGGGCCCAGAGCTTGGACCACTTCTTAGGAATGAGCCCTGggcttgacccaaggcagatgcACGAAGAAGCCGGGGGACTGTCCGCACACAGCAAGAGGCCCAGGGCATGTCCCCAGGAAAGGGCAGGTACTGGCAGAGTGGGAGGACTGCACTGCTAGCAGAAAGAGCCCAGGCCGGTTCAGGTCTGGGGCTCGCTGTGGAGATCACCTCATCTCAGGCCCTTGAGTACCTCATAGAGCTGTTGTGACGCTTCGGGGGACAGAAGTGCTCACTGGTGTGGTGTTCAGCAAAGGCAGCTTCCTAGAGAAAGGAGGCTAAGC encodes the following:
- the SURF6 gene encoding surfeit locus protein 6, translated to MASLLAKDAYLQGLARKICCQPSPEPQKRKSASKTRGSEAAGPPKKKRKKVQKKSREQEKAVELKTQAVGEKPPAPSRARKPAVPEEGEAFHSTGSPADGDVEQGQLRSDTRVTEPDSLFALDVVRQRLHEKMREARGQGHTTELSPAVLEKRRRRKQERDRKKRKRKELRAKEKAAKAAEAAEPPHEPPHEPPHEEVQPGLLFNKVEVTEEPAASKAQRRKEKRQKLKGNLAPLTGRNYRQLLERVQARQARLEELRDQDEGKARELESKIQWTNLLYKAEGVRIRDSEHLLQEALKRKEKRRAQRQRRWEKRTAHVVEKMQRRQDKRRQNLRKKKAARAERRLDKARKKGRILPQDLERAGLA